A genomic window from Sebastes fasciatus isolate fSebFas1 chromosome 7, fSebFas1.pri, whole genome shotgun sequence includes:
- the tsku gene encoding tsukushi isoform X1, translated as MKDTKSIMALLLWLGLSLLVSVHSGGVKNCHHGCHCEVESFGLFDSFSLTRVDCRGLGPGTSMPIPIPLDTAHLDLSSNAMGPLTDAMLAGPGYTTLVSLDLSSNLITKVTPNALSKLRYLETLDLSHNNLESLSPSCFSGLPLAEVDLSHNGFQEFDMDVFATKVNGEPVSVDLSHNKLVSVSTTLRGRVLHIQSLNLLANRLSSVPRLAGLPLRYLNLDGNPITRIKEGAFAQLKDLVYLSISGLHELQEIEPHSFKGLQSLQVLDLSKNPELKTLNPVVFSGLDSLQELNLSGSGVASLPNNMLTHLPSIKSITLGRSVNCWRTQKQGQFHRQLGQVQHNEVLTCNVEGIVL; from the exons AGCATAATGGCGCTCCTCCTGTGGCTCGGCCTGTCGCTGCTGGTCTCTGTCCATTCCGGCGGCGTCAAGAACTGCCACCATGGTTGCCACTGTGAGGTGGAAAGCTTTGGCCTGTTCGACAGCTTCAGCCTGACCAGGGTGGACTGCCGAGGGTTGGGACCCGGCACCAGCATGCCCATCCCCATCCCACTGGACACGGCTCACCTGGACCTGTCCTCCAACGCCATGGGCCCGCTCACCGACGCCATGTTAGCTGGTCCAGGCTACACCACCCTCGTTAGCTTGGACCTCAGCAGCAATCTTATAACAAAG GTAACACCCAATGCTTTGTCCAAGCTGCGTTACCTGGAGACTCTGGATCTGAGCCACAACAACCTGGAGAGCCTCTCCCCGAGCTGCTTCTCCGGCCTCCCTCTGGCTGAAGTTGACCTCAGCCACAACGGCTTCCAAGAGTTCGACATGGACGTGTTCGCTACTAAAGTTAACGGCGAACCTGTCAGCGTGGATCTGTCTCATAACAAGCTCGTGTCAGTCTCCACGACTCTGCGAGGGAGAGTGTTACACATTCAGAGCTTAAATCTGTTAGCGAACCGGCTGTCGAGCGTACCGAGGCTGGCGGGACTCCCGCTGAGGTACCTCAATCTGGATGGTAACCCCATCACACGGATCAAGGAGGGAGCTTTTGCTCAGCTGAAAGATCTGGTTTATTTATCCATCAGTGGCCTCCACGAGCTTCAGGAGATCGAGCCGCATAGCTTCAAGGGCCTCCAGAGCCTGCAAGTTCTTGATCTCTCCAAAAACCCTGAGCTCAAGACTCTGAACCCTGTGGTCTTCAGCGGACTAGACTCCCTGCAAGAGCTTAATTTATCTGGCTCTGGTGTGGCGTCCTTGCCAAATAACATGCTGACCCACCTGCCCAGTATTAAGAGTATCACACTGGGACGAAGCGTCAACTGCTGGAGGACCCAGAAACAGGGACAGTTCCACCGGCAGCTGGGTCAGGTCCAGCACAACGAGGTGCTGACCTGTAATGTGGAGGGCATCGTGTTGTGA
- the tsku gene encoding tsukushi isoform X2: MALLLWLGLSLLVSVHSGGVKNCHHGCHCEVESFGLFDSFSLTRVDCRGLGPGTSMPIPIPLDTAHLDLSSNAMGPLTDAMLAGPGYTTLVSLDLSSNLITKVTPNALSKLRYLETLDLSHNNLESLSPSCFSGLPLAEVDLSHNGFQEFDMDVFATKVNGEPVSVDLSHNKLVSVSTTLRGRVLHIQSLNLLANRLSSVPRLAGLPLRYLNLDGNPITRIKEGAFAQLKDLVYLSISGLHELQEIEPHSFKGLQSLQVLDLSKNPELKTLNPVVFSGLDSLQELNLSGSGVASLPNNMLTHLPSIKSITLGRSVNCWRTQKQGQFHRQLGQVQHNEVLTCNVEGIVL; encoded by the exons ATGGCGCTCCTCCTGTGGCTCGGCCTGTCGCTGCTGGTCTCTGTCCATTCCGGCGGCGTCAAGAACTGCCACCATGGTTGCCACTGTGAGGTGGAAAGCTTTGGCCTGTTCGACAGCTTCAGCCTGACCAGGGTGGACTGCCGAGGGTTGGGACCCGGCACCAGCATGCCCATCCCCATCCCACTGGACACGGCTCACCTGGACCTGTCCTCCAACGCCATGGGCCCGCTCACCGACGCCATGTTAGCTGGTCCAGGCTACACCACCCTCGTTAGCTTGGACCTCAGCAGCAATCTTATAACAAAG GTAACACCCAATGCTTTGTCCAAGCTGCGTTACCTGGAGACTCTGGATCTGAGCCACAACAACCTGGAGAGCCTCTCCCCGAGCTGCTTCTCCGGCCTCCCTCTGGCTGAAGTTGACCTCAGCCACAACGGCTTCCAAGAGTTCGACATGGACGTGTTCGCTACTAAAGTTAACGGCGAACCTGTCAGCGTGGATCTGTCTCATAACAAGCTCGTGTCAGTCTCCACGACTCTGCGAGGGAGAGTGTTACACATTCAGAGCTTAAATCTGTTAGCGAACCGGCTGTCGAGCGTACCGAGGCTGGCGGGACTCCCGCTGAGGTACCTCAATCTGGATGGTAACCCCATCACACGGATCAAGGAGGGAGCTTTTGCTCAGCTGAAAGATCTGGTTTATTTATCCATCAGTGGCCTCCACGAGCTTCAGGAGATCGAGCCGCATAGCTTCAAGGGCCTCCAGAGCCTGCAAGTTCTTGATCTCTCCAAAAACCCTGAGCTCAAGACTCTGAACCCTGTGGTCTTCAGCGGACTAGACTCCCTGCAAGAGCTTAATTTATCTGGCTCTGGTGTGGCGTCCTTGCCAAATAACATGCTGACCCACCTGCCCAGTATTAAGAGTATCACACTGGGACGAAGCGTCAACTGCTGGAGGACCCAGAAACAGGGACAGTTCCACCGGCAGCTGGGTCAGGTCCAGCACAACGAGGTGCTGACCTGTAATGTGGAGGGCATCGTGTTGTGA